The Montipora capricornis isolate CH-2021 chromosome 6, ASM3666992v2, whole genome shotgun sequence genome has a window encoding:
- the LOC138053835 gene encoding uncharacterized protein — translation MQDKTSRLAEESAKLDLRINKVKTKVLRINTTSTDKDELTRIGKARAVFIMLKKVWASKELSVRTKLRIFRSNVKTVLLNGPPNCPVNCFIEDFTDKYIKALTIGKEIIVAGDLNCDLLKINLDSTALVDLCTALNLKQLISTPTRVTEHSSTLIDVIMTSNSDVVFKSGVLETCISDHFVVYLSLNWKLPKPPPKFVCVRSYRHYNPAVFNEDLSLVQWEQMYLIDDVNEKLDFFNGRFLNILEVHAPIKNMRMRNRRSPFVTKEIKALMSSRDTLHKIARRSNYILDWERYRSFRGKVKSKLKEAERDHVHKEIKTNNNKQSLWKTIRGCLPHKEQPNPVYTKDVKHLANEFNEFFTSVGANASIASKKLAEDNCLSQMELTLLPTRQVSEEGDNEVPSNNRPISLLPPLSKICERVALNQFTEYLTRCNRLTNHQSGNKKSHSTETLNIFITDTIFKAMDSRRVTALVLMDLSKAFDSIDHTILLRKLRALGVSQPALEWFRSYLFNLTQSVRIESYLSDALPLSHGVPQGSILGPLLFNVYINDLPTVPKACSVESYVDDSKLYLTFQSKDADLAMETMCEDLKTVAAWFCSNSLLINPGKTKLLVFGTRQMLSNVSSNFKLSLLGKELSPVPFAKDLGVFMDSTLSFDEHVMQITSKCIASLCQINRVRHVLDKKTLMTVINALVFSRLFYCSSVWGGISMKNVLKLQSVQNFSAPIITSTRKYDHIQPILRDLNWLNVESTIKYRDGLMAFKCMNGGEKKGERELSAITPEDLDRYLAEFIRSVRREDGGEF, via the exons ATGCAGGACAAAACTTCAAGACTAGCAGAGGAATCGGCTAAACTGGATCTGAGGATTAACAAGGTGAAGACTAAAGTATTAAGGATTAACACCACAA gTACGGACAAGGATGAACTTACAAGGATTGGAAAGGCTAGAGCAGTGTTTATCATGTTGAAGAAGGTATGGGCATCGAAAGAGCTATCTGTGAGAACCAAACTTCGCATATTTAGATCAAATGTGAAGACTGTTCTGCTCAACGG GCCACCAAACTGTCCCGTGAACTGTTTCATCGAGGACTTCACTGATAAATACATCAAAGCGCTTACCATTGGTAAAGAGATCATTGTCGCTGGTGACCTTAACTGTGATTTATTAAAGATCAATCTCGATTCCACAGCTCTAGTTGACCTATGTACCGCACTCAACCTGAAACAGCTTATTTCTACTCCTACAAGAGTTACTGAACATTCCTCGACTCTAATCGATGTGATCATGACATCTAATAGTGATGTTGTCTTCAAGAGTGGTGTGTTGGAAACCTGTATCAGTGATCACTTTGTCGTGTACCTATCCCTTAATTGGAAACTTCCAAAACCGCCACCAAAATTTGTTTGTGTTAGATCCTACAGGCATTATAATCCTGCAGTGTTCAATGAAGATTTATCACTAGTGCAATGGGAACAAATGTATTTAATCGATGACGTCAATGAGAAACTGGATTTCTTTAATGGTagatttttgaacattttagaAGTTCACGCGCCGATCAAGAACATGAGGATGAGAAATCGTCGGAGTCCGTTTGTCACCAAAGAAATAAAAGCCCTCATGTCTAGTAGAGATACATTACATAAGATTGCACGTAGAAGTAATTATATTCTGGACTGGGAGCGTTATCGATCATTTCGTGGAAAAGTGAAATCAAAGTTGAAAGAGGCTGAGAGAGATCACGTCCATAAAGAGATTaagaccaacaacaacaagcagtCATTGTGGAAAACTATTAGGGGCTGCCTTCCTCATAAAGAACAGCCAAACCCAGTGTATACTAAGGATGTTAAACATCTAGCTAATGAATTCAATGAATTCTTTACATCAGTAGGTGCTAATGCTTCAATTGCCTCCAAGAAACTCGCTGAAGATAATTGCCTTTCTCAAATGGAACTTACTTTACTGCCAACACGTCAAGTTTCAgag GAAGGTGATAATGAAGTACCAAGTAACAATCGTCCAATCTCATTGTTACCACCGCTTTCGAAAATATGTGAACGGGTAGCTCTGAATCAGTTTACTGAATACCTAACACGTTGTAATCGTCTCACAAACCATCAAAGTGGAAACAAAAAATCCCATTCCACTGAGacattgaacatttttattacagATACAATCTTTAAGGCCATGGACAGTAGACGCGTCACTGCACTGGTTCTGATGGATCTTTCCAAGGCGTTTGATAGCATTGACCATACTATTCTGTTACGAAAGCTTCGCGCTCTTGGTGTATCACAGCCAGCTCTAGAGTGGTTCCGAAGTTATTTATTCAACCTGACACAATCTGTTCGAATCGAATCCTATCTGTCTGATGCTCTTCCTTTATCGCATGGGGTCCCACAAGGGTCCATACTGGGTCCGTTATTGTTTAATGTCTATATCAATGACTTACCCACCGTCCCTAAGGCATGCTCTGTTGAATCGTACGTAGATGATTCAAAGCTTTATTTAACCTTTCAATCAAAGGATGCCGATCTGGCTATGGAAACCATGTGTGAAGATCTCAAAACCGTTGCTGCCTGGTTCTGTTCAAACAGTCTCCTTATAAATCCTGGTAAGACTAAATTACTTGTGTTTGGCACAAGACAGATGTTGTCTAATGTATCTAGTAATTTCAAGTTATCTCTACTTGGTAAAGAACTTTCACCAGTACCTTTTGCTAAGGATTTAGGGGTTTTTATGGACTCAACCCTAAGCTTCGATGAGCACGTTATGCAAATCACATCTAAGTGCATTGCAAGTCTTTGCCAAATTAACCGAGTAAGACACGTTTTGGATAAAAAGACCTTGATGACTGTTATCAACGCACTGGTTTTCAGTAGACTTTTCTACTGTTCTTCGGTTTGGGGCGGGATTTCCATGAAGAACGTTTTGAAATTGCAATCTGTACAAAATTTCTCCGCACCTATTATAACTTCAACAAGGAAATATGATCACATACAACCTATCCTTAGGGATTTAAATTGGCTAAATGTTGAATCAACTATCAAGTACAGAGATGGCTTAATGGCGTTCAAATGCATGAATGG AGGCGAAAAAAAGGGAGAGCGAGAGTTGTCAGCAATTACTCCAGAGGACCTCGACAGATATCTAGCAGAATTTATTCGCTCTGTCAGACGTGAAGATGGAGGAGAATTCTGA
- the LOC138052052 gene encoding uncharacterized protein, which yields MDPFRSREPNKDTLAWRSPPSPCGPSSPQSPPPLVIRGKGLSLNKVNPPLAPIRENAAKELSKRGRKQRLLLSQAGNLTLKRRETSPDFNRLEARLKPKRGPLPMRMRALPQSFWQEPKNIQNSSMSTEGSLQTLPPLFYNANNTSDDVSKLRPVTPPEEKHLPRPPKEPKLVISSPQEQLLKLFETVEEDKTKKFVIKRGRPRRAQSDLTALSLPKLEEDPCMMTSLAEKMFPQLSLEHKQSTGANTSLSCVSLHDGDKSVQLPSLNVEQNYSQMLSEIVAHF from the exons ATGGATCCATTTCGAAGCAGAGAACCAAACAAGGATACTTTAGCCTGGAGATCACCTCCAAGCCCATGTGGACCATCATCGCCACAATCACCTCCTCCATTAGTGATCAGAGGCAAAGGCCTCTCGCTAAACAAGGTCAATCCGCCATTAGCGCCCATCAGAGAAAATGCAGCAAAGGAATTGTCAAAAAGAGGCCGCAAACAAAGACTATTGCTTTCACAGGCAGGGAATTTAACTCTAAAGCGAAGAGAAACGTCACCAGATTTCAACAGACTTGAAGCCCGGTTAAAACCGAAGCGAG GTCCCCTACCAATGAGGATGAGAGCTCTACCTCAGTCATTCTGGCAGGAACCCAAGAACATCCAGAATAGCTCAATGAGCACTGAGGGATCTTTACAAACATTACCACCATTATTCTATAATGCCAACAATACAAGTGATGATGTGAGCAAATTAAGGCCTGTGACACCACCAGAAGAAAAGCATCTGCCAAGACCTCCCAAGGAACCAAAGCTGGTTATCAGCTCTCCACAAGAGCaacttttaaaactatttgaGACTGTAGAGGAAGACAAGACCAAGAAGTTTGTCATCAAGAGAGGAAG ACCAAGAAGAGCTCAATCAGATTTAACTGCATTAAGTTTGCCAAAACTTGAGGAGGACCCATGCATGATGACAAGCCTTGCTGAAAAGATGTTTCCACAGCTTTCTCTTGAGCATAAGCAGTCAACAGGGGCTAACACATCACTATCTTGTGTGTCACTTCATGATGGTGACAAGTCTGTTCAACTACCTTCCCTAAATGTGGAACAGAACTACTCTCAGATGTTGTCCGAAATTGTTGCTCATTTTTAA